A stretch of the Clostridium fungisolvens genome encodes the following:
- a CDS encoding Crp/Fnr family transcriptional regulator has protein sequence MTEFNFDYIKNLEVFAGLDDEFLLKLYTLGKVKRFDRNAHVFLDKDLVNNIFIVLKGKFSLYKLSENAQKKVIFILGEGKILNEVILDDLQSSICCETFEDGYLLVYDKKAFIELMEENFTFTKNVINSLAKKVRRLYRQMKNTTPIKIEKKLAAKLWKLSKDYGVSHPLGTLINLNVSVTYLADMFGSQRETISRALKKLQELDLIIVESKKIFIPDRDKLSNYFKDI, from the coding sequence ATGACTGAATTTAACTTTGATTACATTAAAAATTTAGAAGTATTTGCAGGACTTGACGACGAGTTCTTATTAAAGCTTTACACTCTTGGAAAAGTAAAAAGGTTTGATAGGAATGCTCATGTTTTTTTAGATAAGGATCTAGTTAACAATATTTTTATTGTTTTAAAGGGCAAGTTTTCTTTATATAAATTAAGCGAAAATGCACAAAAAAAAGTTATTTTTATCTTAGGAGAAGGAAAGATTTTAAATGAAGTTATTTTAGATGACTTACAATCTTCAATCTGCTGTGAGACCTTTGAAGATGGGTATCTTCTCGTATACGATAAAAAAGCTTTCATAGAACTTATGGAAGAAAACTTTACTTTCACTAAAAATGTTATAAACTCTTTAGCTAAAAAAGTCAGAAGACTTTATAGACAGATGAAAAATACTACTCCTATAAAGATAGAAAAAAAATTAGCAGCAAAACTTTGGAAGCTCTCTAAGGATTATGGTGTTTCTCATCCTTTAGGAACTTTAATCAACCTTAACGTATCAGTTACATATCTTGCTGATATGTTTGGCAGCCAAAGAGAAACTATATCTAGAGCTTTAAAAAAATTACAAGAGCTAGATTTGATAATAGTTGAAAGCAAAAAAATCTTTATTCCAGATAGAGATAAACTTTCAAACTATTTTAAAGATATTTAA
- a CDS encoding EscE/YscE/SsaE family type III secretion system needle protein co-chaperone, whose amino-acid sequence MANARQNVQTTCDELNHCKQHLQDALNTVEKDQNRQKIQRSLDAVNNAINVTQDTLSSYTES is encoded by the coding sequence ATGGCAAATGCAAGACAAAACGTACAAACAACTTGTGATGAGTTAAATCACTGCAAACAACATCTTCAAGATGCTTTAAACACAGTTGAAAAGGATCAAAACAGACAAAAAATCCAAAGATCTCTAGATGCTGTTAACAATGCAATCAATGTAACACAAGACACACTATCAAGCTATACTGAAAGCTAG
- a CDS encoding formate/nitrite transporter family protein encodes MFSEEINKVAQAAKGKSELLKKNKVGYLLSSAFAGLYVGLGIMLIFTVGGLLSAANSPATKIAMGASFGVALSLVVFAGSELFTGNNFVMTIGALKKTVSWLDVILVWIVSFIGNLAGSVFGAFLFYSAGLASGPVGKFVLSATNTKMHLSSQELFVRGILCNVLVCLAVWCSFKMKEEIGKLVMIFWCLFVFITAGFEHSIANMTLLSIGLFVPHQATISLIGFIHNLTFVTLGNIVGGAVILAIPYYLISREK; translated from the coding sequence ATGTTTAGTGAAGAAATTAACAAAGTTGCCCAGGCGGCAAAAGGAAAAAGCGAATTATTAAAAAAGAATAAGGTTGGTTATTTATTATCATCAGCTTTTGCAGGATTGTACGTAGGATTAGGTATAATGCTTATATTTACTGTAGGTGGATTGCTATCAGCAGCAAACTCACCAGCTACAAAGATAGCAATGGGAGCATCTTTTGGTGTAGCACTTTCATTAGTTGTTTTTGCTGGATCTGAGTTATTTACAGGGAATAACTTTGTAATGACAATAGGTGCTTTAAAGAAAACCGTTTCATGGTTAGACGTTATATTAGTTTGGATTGTAAGTTTTATAGGTAATCTTGCAGGTTCAGTGTTTGGTGCATTCCTATTTTATTCTGCTGGACTAGCATCAGGGCCAGTTGGAAAGTTTGTATTAAGTGCAACTAATACTAAGATGCATTTATCAAGTCAGGAACTTTTTGTTAGAGGAATTTTATGTAATGTGTTAGTATGTCTTGCAGTTTGGTGCAGTTTTAAGATGAAAGAAGAAATAGGAAAGTTAGTTATGATCTTCTGGTGCTTATTTGTATTTATAACAGCAGGTTTTGAACATAGCATAGCAAATATGACACTTTTATCAATAGGTTTATTTGTCCCACATCAAGCTACTATAAGCTTAATTGGATTTATTCATAATTTAACATTTGTAACTTTAGGCAATATTGTTGGTGGTGCTGTAATATTGGCAATACCTTACTATTTAATTTCTAGAGAAAAATAA
- the asrA gene encoding anaerobic sulfite reductase subunit AsrA produces the protein MGYKMTVESYNEYLEKLSEKYKIFAPKVFEGKGSYSDTDVVRYGEISDISEVVFDKKSDFSYKEVLLPITQTLFYFTEDEWIEPKQEEKGAIIFLRSCDMHSVRRIDDIYLRNGFEDPYYKALRERTKFVLIGCSESFENCFCVSMGTNKTDEHQAYIKVEDDMVYFDVKDAELEAILGDLSREEAEVEVDFVTENGVKVNIPENLDLSVMNSSMWKEYSARCIACGRCNFVCPTCTCFTMQDVFYKDNKKAGERRRVWASCHVDGYTNMAGGHGFRLDKGQRMRFKVLHKVYDYKKKWGYNMCVGCGRCDDICPEYISFSNCVNKLEKGMEEVKANE, from the coding sequence ATGGGATATAAGATGACTGTAGAAAGTTATAACGAGTATTTAGAAAAGCTTTCAGAAAAGTACAAGATATTTGCGCCAAAAGTATTTGAAGGAAAAGGAAGTTATTCAGATACAGATGTGGTTAGATATGGCGAAATAAGTGATATAAGTGAAGTTGTGTTTGATAAAAAATCAGATTTTTCATATAAGGAAGTATTGCTTCCAATTACTCAAACTTTGTTCTACTTTACAGAAGATGAATGGATAGAGCCAAAGCAAGAGGAAAAAGGAGCAATAATATTCTTAAGAAGCTGTGATATGCATTCTGTAAGAAGAATTGATGATATATATTTAAGAAATGGTTTCGAAGATCCATATTATAAAGCTCTGAGAGAGAGAACAAAATTTGTTCTTATAGGATGCAGTGAAAGCTTTGAAAACTGTTTCTGCGTAAGTATGGGAACAAATAAAACTGATGAACATCAAGCTTATATAAAAGTTGAAGATGATATGGTTTATTTTGATGTTAAGGATGCTGAACTTGAGGCTATCTTAGGAGATCTTTCAAGAGAAGAAGCAGAAGTTGAAGTTGATTTTGTTACTGAAAATGGTGTAAAGGTCAACATACCAGAAAACTTAGATTTAAGTGTAATGAATTCATCTATGTGGAAAGAATACTCAGCTAGATGTATAGCTTGTGGAAGATGTAACTTTGTATGTCCTACCTGTACATGCTTTACAATGCAGGATGTATTCTACAAAGACAACAAAAAGGCTGGAGAAAGAAGAAGAGTTTGGGCTTCTTGTCATGTAGACGGATATACAAACATGGCTGGGGGACATGGCTTTAGATTAGACAAGGGTCAAAGAATGAGATTTAAGGTTCTTCATAAGGTATATGATTATAAGAAGAAGTGGGGATATAACATGTGTGTTGGTTGTGGTAGATGTGATGATATCTGTCCAGAATATATATCCTTCTCAAACTGCGTAAATAAATTAGAAAAAGGAATGGAAGAGGTGAAAGCAAATGAATAA
- the asrB gene encoding anaerobic sulfite reductase subunit AsrB, which translates to MNNPYMPSKSTILDIKKHTEIEYTFRLSFKGDVKPGQFFEVSLPKYGEAPISVSGIGEDYIELTIRRVGVVTEEIFNYYVGQQLFLRGPYGNGFDIENYRGKEVIVVAGGTGLSPVKGIVDYFSQNPSEAKKFTLISGFKSPTDMLFKDDMEVWKNNINHILTVDTAPEGYEGNVGLVTKYIPELQIDDMENVEVIVVGPPMMMKFTVGEFLKREIKEEKIWISHERKMCCGLGKCGHCKIDDTYVCLDGPVFNYSVGKLLRD; encoded by the coding sequence ATGAATAACCCATATATGCCATCAAAGTCAACGATTTTAGATATAAAAAAGCATACAGAAATAGAATATACTTTTAGGCTTTCATTTAAAGGTGATGTAAAACCAGGGCAATTCTTTGAGGTTTCTCTTCCAAAGTACGGAGAAGCTCCTATATCAGTAAGTGGAATAGGTGAAGATTATATAGAACTTACAATAAGAAGAGTTGGAGTAGTTACAGAAGAAATATTTAATTACTACGTTGGTCAACAATTATTTTTAAGAGGACCATATGGTAATGGATTTGATATAGAAAATTATAGAGGAAAAGAAGTTATAGTTGTAGCAGGTGGAACAGGACTTTCACCAGTAAAAGGAATAGTTGATTATTTCTCACAAAATCCTAGTGAAGCTAAGAAATTCACTTTAATATCAGGATTTAAGTCTCCGACTGATATGTTATTTAAAGATGATATGGAAGTTTGGAAAAACAATATAAATCATATTTTAACTGTAGATACTGCTCCAGAAGGATATGAAGGTAATGTTGGACTAGTTACTAAGTATATTCCAGAACTGCAGATTGATGATATGGAAAATGTTGAGGTTATAGTAGTTGGACCTCCAATGATGATGAAATTTACAGTAGGTGAATTTTTAAAGAGAGAAATTAAAGAAGAAAAGATCTGGATATCTCACGAAAGAAAGATGTGCTGTGGTCTTGGAAAATGTGGACATTGCAAGATCGATGACACTTATGTATGTTTAGATGGTCCTGTATTTAATTATTCAGTTGGAAAGCTTCTAAGAGATTAG
- the asrC gene encoding sulfite reductase subunit C — translation MDINTKALKKNAFRVTKKRGITSSRIRVPGGHLDSKYLAKIGEIAEKFGDGSVHITTRQGFEITGIDMKDMNEVNLMLQDLIEGLEINQEEEGKGYPAAGTRNVTSCIGNRVCPFANYDTTAFAQRIEKMIFPDDLHVKIALTGCPNDCLKVRQHDFGIIGMTEPQYDAYRCIGCQACVTNCKKRATGALKFENFKVVRDHDKCIGCGECVGKCPTGAWTRSEEKYYRLAIMGRSGKKNPRLAEDFIIWVDEESIKKIIMNTYEYVREYIDKDAPGGKEHIGYIVDRTGFQEFKKWALKDVELGPKAILKDNVYWSGIRY, via the coding sequence ATGGATATAAACACTAAAGCACTTAAAAAAAATGCCTTCAGAGTTACTAAGAAAAGAGGAATAACTTCATCTAGAATAAGGGTACCCGGTGGACATTTAGATTCAAAGTATTTAGCAAAGATTGGTGAGATTGCTGAAAAGTTTGGAGATGGTTCTGTTCATATAACTACAAGACAGGGATTTGAAATAACTGGAATAGATATGAAGGACATGAATGAAGTAAACTTAATGCTTCAGGACTTAATCGAAGGTTTAGAGATAAACCAAGAAGAAGAAGGAAAAGGATATCCAGCGGCTGGTACTAGAAATGTGACTTCTTGTATAGGTAATAGGGTGTGCCCATTTGCTAACTATGATACAACTGCCTTTGCTCAAAGAATTGAAAAAATGATATTCCCAGACGATCTTCACGTAAAGATAGCTTTAACAGGTTGTCCTAATGATTGCTTAAAGGTTAGACAACATGACTTTGGAATCATAGGGATGACTGAACCTCAATATGATGCTTATAGATGCATAGGCTGTCAAGCTTGTGTTACAAACTGTAAGAAGAGAGCTACTGGAGCTTTAAAATTTGAAAATTTCAAGGTTGTTAGAGATCACGACAAGTGTATAGGATGTGGTGAGTGTGTAGGTAAGTGCCCAACTGGAGCTTGGACTAGGAGCGAAGAGAAATATTATAGACTTGCTATAATGGGTAGATCAGGAAAGAAAAACCCAAGACTTGCAGAAGATTTTATAATCTGGGTCGATGAAGAAAGTATAAAGAAGATAATAATGAATACTTACGAGTACGTAAGAGAATATATAGATAAAGATGCTCCAGGCGGAAAAGAACATATTGGATATATAGTTGATAGAACTGGTTTCCAAGAGTTTAAAAAGTGGGCATTGAAGGATGTTGAGTTAGGTCCTAAGGCTATTCTTAAGGATAATGTATATTGGAGTGGAATAAGATATTAA
- the hemA gene encoding glutamyl-tRNA reductase yields the protein MNQLIGFKRNVSLDIREKFAIRQSKTEQYLCELTKRFSEVVIINTCNRIEIYFNADNCSKANIDFIFDIFNWDKDLKEYIFHDKDDKVTEHLMEVACGFHSKILGEDQILGQVKDSFLYSKDRGAASNELGRLFQTAITCGKQFRTEAKLYEIPVSSSSIAVHEAIDRGHKTYMVIGYGEIGSLAVKYLLGQDVGKIFLVVRTPENVKDIFDPRVEVINFNRKNEVLNEVECIISCTSAPHPVVRYEEIPKKVDLFILDLAVPRDVDKEIRDLDNVELLDIDDISRIDDKNKALRRARMIDFKYIIKEYFTEYSNWLKMRELSPVISAMKEAGKEVVSDRYASYRNRANARNSGELAEVLIKSTSDHYINKAINVLKEAKLKGCEDQCMEIISRIFLS from the coding sequence ATGAATCAGCTTATTGGATTTAAACGAAATGTATCTCTTGATATAAGAGAAAAGTTTGCCATAAGGCAAAGTAAGACAGAGCAATACCTTTGTGAACTCACTAAAAGATTCTCAGAGGTTGTTATTATAAATACTTGTAATAGAATAGAGATTTACTTTAATGCAGATAACTGCAGTAAAGCAAATATAGATTTCATATTTGATATATTTAATTGGGATAAAGATTTAAAAGAGTACATCTTTCATGATAAGGATGACAAAGTCACAGAGCATCTAATGGAGGTTGCCTGTGGCTTTCATTCTAAGATATTGGGTGAAGATCAGATACTTGGGCAAGTGAAAGATAGCTTTTTATATTCAAAGGATAGAGGGGCAGCCTCTAATGAACTAGGAAGGTTATTTCAAACTGCTATAACTTGTGGAAAACAATTTAGGACAGAAGCGAAATTATATGAGATTCCAGTCTCATCATCTTCAATAGCAGTTCATGAAGCCATAGATAGAGGCCATAAGACCTATATGGTTATAGGTTATGGAGAGATAGGAAGTCTGGCTGTAAAATATCTTTTAGGGCAAGATGTAGGTAAGATATTTTTGGTGGTTAGAACTCCTGAAAATGTGAAAGATATATTTGATCCTAGAGTTGAAGTAATTAATTTTAATAGAAAAAATGAAGTTCTGAACGAAGTTGAATGTATCATATCTTGTACGTCAGCGCCGCATCCTGTTGTAAGATATGAAGAGATTCCTAAAAAAGTAGACTTATTTATTCTCGATCTAGCAGTACCAAGAGATGTGGATAAAGAAATTAGGGATTTAGATAATGTAGAGCTTCTTGACATTGACGATATATCAAGGATTGATGATAAGAATAAAGCTTTAAGAAGAGCGCGAATGATAGATTTTAAGTATATAATAAAGGAATACTTTACTGAGTATAGTAACTGGTTGAAGATGAGAGAATTATCTCCTGTAATTTCAGCTATGAAAGAAGCGGGAAAAGAGGTTGTAAGTGATAGATATGCAAGTTATAGAAATAGAGCAAATGCTAGAAACTCTGGAGAGTTAGCAGAAGTTCTTATAAAAAGTACTTCAGATCACTATATAAATAAAGCAATTAATGTACTTAAAGAAGCAAAGTTAAAGGGATGTGAAGATCAGTGCATGGAGATAATAAGCAGGATATTCCTAAGCTAG